A segment of the Nerophis lumbriciformis linkage group LG08, RoL_Nlum_v2.1, whole genome shotgun sequence genome:
atgaggtggttcgggcatctggtcaggatgccacccgaacgcctccctaggaaggtgtttcgggcacgtccgaccggtaggaggccacggggaagacccaggacacgctgggaagactatctctcccggctggcctgggaacgcctcgggatcccccgggaggagctggacgaagtggctggggagagggaagtctgggcttccctgcttaagctgctgcccccgcgacccgacctcggataagcggaagaagatggatggatggatggatggatatatatatatatatatatatacatacacttatacatacatatatatgtatatacatgtacacattcatacatacttatacgtgtatgtatatatatatatatgtgtgtgtgtgtgtatatatatatatatatatatatatatatatatatatatatatatatacacattagagatgcgcggataggcaattatttcatccgcaaccgcatcataaagtcgtcaaccatccgcaatccacccgatctaacatttgatcagaaccgcatccgcctgcacccgcccgttgttatatatctaatatagacgatgcaaggcattagtgaggttataaagcttttgcctgttaaagaaaggagactgatccaatgcagcacagacattcgcgtgccacgctgtcacgacccagacgcacaccagtgcgcaatcatatgggagccgcgctgagcgcacctccaagcgcgtctcgctgccggcgacggccgggtatatgggcccgacgctccagcgccatccattttcagggctagttgattcggcaggtgggttgttacacactccttagcgggttccaacttccatggccaccgtcctagctgctgtctatatcaaccagagtgagccccacccctttcgtgagcgcactgcgcgcagagtgacccctgttacgcgcccccggcaacaggggtggcgggcaggtaagctgcgcgggcggagcgcgcggagtgacccctgttacgagcccccggccacgggggtggcgggcaggtaagctgcttatctgctgcgcgtgacgccggccgcggcgaaggcggacgaggcggggtgtcggtgcggtgggcgcggtggtgaccctggacgtgcgtcgggcccttctcgcggatcgcctcagctacggctcttggtggggccctctcgggggaaggggcctcggtcccggaccccggcgaggcgtcccttctccgctccgtaaaagtgtccatctcttttttttttttcttctgttgtggcatatgctgcaggtgcctgctcgtttttcgtatgtgggtaacaacatttaactatgtatatatatttccgaattggtttaactgtcaCCCggctgaatctatttaaaatctaaattttttttatttcaaccacccgacccgatccgacccgcggataaaatctaattttctttaatttcatccgcccgatccgcggataatccacggactccgcggttgtgcccgcaaaccgcgcatctctaatacacatacatatatctatacatatatatacttacttatatatgtacatatatacatatatatacacttatatatatatacatatatatatatacacacacacacacacacacacacacacatatatatatatatatatatatatatatatatatatatatatatatataaaaaggagaatggacgcattttggcttgaaaactaacgacAAAGGTGAAGCTAAAACAATAACgcccagccgcagtcggcagttttttttagctacttctatatgtatttatatttatatatatatatatatatatatatatatatatatatatatatatatatacatatatatgtataaatgtatgtatatatgtgtatgtatatatatgttatataaacagtaaagaaaaaaatatatatacatacatatatacacattaaaaaaaaaaatacatatatatatatatacataagtatatacataagtatatacatatatctccTCTCCTGAGCTGTTACCTTCCCTTCAGGATTGCTAATTAATATCAAATGAAATGAGACTAAATCCAATGCATGACTATGATTGGACATAAAAAAAGCGTGTAAAAGAATATCTTCCCTGGCTGTGTGGAGAACTTGCTGCAGTGGACCAGTAAAGAGCATCCTGACTGCAGCCTCCTGCTGGGCACTGAGCGCGCGCTGAGGGACGTCCTGTCTCGCTGTCACGCAGTCCTGGAGGAAGACGTGAAATGGGACGACGAAGAGCAACAAGAACGGTCAGTCGGAATTTACACAATCTTTGCACGTGTGCCTAATAAAATGACCTGGATACGCCTATACGTCAGTTGCTGTGACGATACGGCTGCCGCATCATCTGCCAACACCCGCAGCAGCGCCCCCCACAGGACAAAAGGAGAAACTGCAGCTCAGAGGTGAGTAATAGTGCCATCTGCTGGACATGAAGAGCACAGCAAGGTGTTAGTGTGTACTTTCTTCTCGGTGGTCTTCAGAGAGTCTTCGCTCCTCACCAACGGGTCTGGCCTGCGTCACTCTCTGCGTCTGGAGTGCTGGTCCTGCAGCCCCGTGAGGAGGAAGACCTGCTTGGAGCATGTCCACCATCCCGGACGCTCCCTCCTCCTCACTCCGGACACCCCAGGGTGGGGCGAGACCAGCGACTCGGGCCTGGGCACCTTCAGCCAGCACACCGGGAAAGGAGCGTCGGAGCTCGAGGCGCACCGGACCCCGGAGGACCCGGAGACGGATGCAGACACCTCGGCCTTGGACGACTCCTCCGGGACGTCCTGCAGTCCCGACTGCACTCTGTGCAGGGAGGCGCTGGAGGACGAGGAGGACAGTCAGGTCCCGGTTCTGCTGAAGCCTCGGGAGCATTCCGAGAGGAGCGTTTGTCTCAGGTGGCAGATTCCTAGACTGACCCCTCACCCCCCGCTGAGGAAGTCCACCAGGGCGTGCACGGACATGCCGAGTCCTTTGGCCCCCTGCGGAAAGAAGCTGGTCAGCGTCAGGAAGGGATCTCCTCCGCTCCATGCTAACCGGGCCTTCAGGCCCATCTGGGACGACCCGTCTAAACAGGTGAGCTCATGCATGCTGAGGTAATCGTGTTTGCCAACAAGCTGACCTACGGCGTCGCAGGCCGACCCGACTCCGGAGAAGGACCGGAGGCAAGGCTTTGTTCCGGTCCGGACGTCCGCCAGGCAGAACTTTGTGGCCTTCAGGGACAACCTGAGGTGAGCTGATTTTACCTGAGAGGATGTTTGCTGTTGGACTCACTCGCTCTTTCAGACCAGGACTGCCGGCTCAGCCCGGCTTCTCTTTGGCGCCCTCTAGTGGAGCTCTGTGGGACGACAGCGAGGACAGCGAAGGACCCTGCAGCACCGTTTGAGGCGGGACTTCTCAAATGTCCACAAGCTGCACTGCAACACCTTCATTAACTCAGAGTTACACAACAAAAGACACTTTATGGAATTATCGTACTTCCTCAAAAAGTTGCCCActatggcatctgtaaagctgacgtTAACAGTCAAAAGTGTAGTCTGGATTAATACAACAATACCGCTAATAGTTGCCTCCACTCAAATAGACACCGTGTTCCAACGAATCGCCATAGTCATTAACGcacggcatctgtaaagctgacatTGTCTAGATTGATACAATTCCTCTGATAGCAGGCTTCACCGAAATAGACGCCGTACCCCAAGGAATCGCACTGAACATTAACACACCGCTTCTGTAAAGCTAACATTACCAGTCAAAGGTCGTCTGGCTTTGAGCAGAGGACTTCAAAACAAGCAGAATACATATATTTCCTTCAATAATAGCCTCCAGTCAAATAGACGCCATACCCTAAGGAATTGCAATATAGGTTAACACCATGCATCAGTAAAGATTACATTTATCGTCAACTGTAGTTGAGATTAATAAAACAATTCCTCTAAAAGCAGCCTCCATTCAAATAGACGCCGAATCAAAGAACCGCAGTAAACGTTAAAGCGCGGCATCTGATATTAACAGAGGACCTAAAACAAGCAGAATAAAAGTATATTTTCTACAATAGTAGCCTCCACTCAAATAGATGCCGTACCCAAAGgaatggcaataaaagttaacacATGGCATTTGTAAAGCTGACATTAACAGTTAAGTGTAGTCTGGCTTTGAGCAGAGGACTTAAAACAAGCAGAATACAAATATTTCCTCCAATAATAGCCTCCAGTCAAATAGACGTCATACCCTAAGGAATTGCAATATACGTTAACACCATGCATCAGTAAAGATGACGTTTACTGTCAACTGTAGTCGAGATTAAAACAACAATTCctctaaaagcagcttccattcaaATAGACACCGAATCAAAGAACCGCAGTAAACGTTAAAGGGCGGCATCTGACATTAACAGAGGACCTAAAACAAGCAGAATAAAAGTACATTTTCTACAATAGTAGCCTCCCCTCAAATAGATGTCGTACCCAAAGgaatggcaataaaagttaacacTCGGCTTCTGTAAAGCTGACATTAACAGTTAAGTGTAGTCTGGCTTTGGGACGAGGACTTAAAACAAGCAGAATAAAAGTATATTTTCTATAATAGTAGCCTCCCCTCAAATAGATGCCGTACCCAAAAgaatggcaataaaagttaacacTTGGCTTCTGTAAAGCTGACATTAACAGTTAAGTGTAGTCTGGCTTTGGGACAAGGACCTAAAACAAGCAGAATAAAAGTATTTTTCATAATGGTAGCCTCCACTCAAATAGATGCCGTACCCAAAGAAAAGGCAATAAAAGTTAACACATGGCCTGTGCAAAGCTGACATTAACAGTTAAGTGTAGTCTGGCTTTGGGACAAGGACCTAAAACAAGCAGAATAAAAGTATTTTTCTATAATGGTAGCCTCCACTCAAATAGATGCCGTACCCAAAGGAATGGCAATAAAAGTTACCACATGGCTTCTGCAAAGCTGACATTAACAGTTAAGTGTAGTCTGGCTTTGGGACAAGGACCTAAAACAAGCAGAATAAAAGTATTTTTCTATAATGGTAGCCTCCACTCAAATAGATGCCGTACCCAAAGgaatggcaataaaagttaacacATGGCTTCTGCAAAGCTGACATTAACAGTTGAGTGTAGTCTGGCTTTGGGACGGGGACTTAAAACAAGCAGAATAAAAGTATATTGTCTATAATGGTAGCGTCCACTCAAATAGATGCCGTACCCAAAGAAATGGCAATAAAAGTTACCACATGGCCTGTGCAAAGCTGACATTAACAGTTAAGTGTAGTCTGGCTTTGGGACGAGGACTTAAAACAAGCAGAATAAAAGTATATTTTCTATAAAGGTAGCCTCCACTCAAATAGATGCCGTACCCAAAGaaatggcaataaaagttaacacTCGGCTTCTGTAAAGCTGACATTAACAGTTAAGTGGAGTGTGGCTTTGGGACAAGGACTTAAAACAAGCAGAATAAAAGTATATTTTCTATAATGGTAGCCTCCACTCAAACAGATGCCGTACCCAAAGGAATGGCAATAAAAGTTACCACATGGCTTCTGCAAAGCTGACATTAACAGTTAAGTGTAGTCTGGCTTTGGGACGGGGACTTAAAACAAGCAGAATACAAATATTTCCTCTAATAACAATAAGTCAAATAAACGTCATACCCTAAGGAATTGCAATATAGGTTAACACCATGCATCAGTAAAGATGATGTTTACCGTCAACTGTAGTCGAGATCAAAACAACAATTCCTCTAAAAGTAGCCTCCATTCAAATAGACACCGAATCAAAGAACCGCAGTAAACGTTAAAGCGCGGCATCTGACATTAACAGAGGACCTAAAACAAGCCaaataaaagtatattttctACAATAGTAGCCTCCCCTCAAATAGATGCCGTACCCAAAGgaatggcaataaaagttaacacTTGGCTTCTGTAAAGCTGACATTAACAGTTAAGTGTAGTCTGGCTTTGGGTGACGGACATAAAACaagtagaataaaaaaaaaaattctaatagcAGCCTCTATCGCCATGGATATCAACGCATGGCATCTGAAAAGCTGACGTTTAATTGGACCTCAAACCTCCTTAGGGAAGGActcggacaaaaaaacaaaacaattgtatTGCATCGCTTCCAACTGGAGGCCCTGCTCTAATAAACGCCGCACTTCAACAAATCACAACCGCCTTTGCTTCTGATGAATTTCCAAGGCACTTGTGTTGAAATAAGGAAAACACACTTATGCAGTAGACAAATGATTctaaaatatataatacattgATTTGTGATATCATAgctttgtattgtattgtaacaGTTGTTTATGGGGAGAAATACAAACAAATACCAGTAATacaatgtgtattattattataaagactTCCTCTACTAAATGTCTTgtcctctctgcagttgagtaaacaaATAGGATACAGTCGATATTTGCGGATTTCTTTTGTCTACTTTAAATTGTAAATAATTGTTTGGAATTGAAATACAGTAGTTTGATGGCACTATCTGCAGGGCAAAGTGCGCTGCGGGTTTGactccagcagagggcgctgtgtCACACGTCAATTGCCTCTACATTTTCACAGCAGGAAGGCACTTTGACAAAAAGTGATGTTGTGTAACTGCATGCTTTCTAAGTACAGCATTGTGTAGTGTAATTGTTTATTAACAGTGAATGAAAAATATGTTGAGTAAGTCATGATAGGAttgagagcaggggtgtcaaaacgtttgccacttatttttcattttcaaaaccaattcaGTATATAGAgtatttttaacctttagggctcccttcGAGTCTGATCCCGGGGCCCTGAAAAGGTCtaagtcaggggtccccaaactttttgactcgtgggccgcattgggttaaaacaatttggcctggggctgggctgtgtgtgtgtgtgtgtgtgtgtatatatatatatatatatatatatatatatatatatatatatatacacatacatacatatatacgttgtctttttaatccgttttgacatttaacattgtcacgttatcgatgggaaaatgcatttttagacaatatgatttgcctgagcatctAGGAGACAcctagagtaacaagcggtagaaaatggattagaaaggaaagatttataaaaaaatacaaaaaaatacaaaaaaaatacaaatacaaaaaaacgttttttttttaacttgggacttaccggattttggatgctggggggccggatccagccagcgggccgtagtttggggacccctggtttaagtcatatatatatatatatatatatatatatatataattattttattatttatacctTTTTTCCAATGCTTAaatatctagatcaacttcagatctatctatctattaaacatgatgtttaataaatatttttttaatgttttatgccctttttgttaaagaaaccactgttttgttatggcaaaaacaaaaaaatatgcaaaaattccaccccaaaaatatctcaatatttgatgtgaagtaaatggagccttaaataggtcaataattcataacaacattgattttaattctttttttttttttttaacaatggcagTTCAAAAACTCAAACATTCTCAGTGATCTAAAAGGGCactactcataaaagtgttttatatatatatatatatatatatatatatatatatatatatatatatatatatatatatatatatatacatacatacatacatacatacatatatatacacatacatatatatatatatatatacacatacatacatatacacatacatatatatacatacatacatatatatatacatatacatacatacatacatacatacatatatatatacacatacatatatatacatacatatacacacatataaatatacatatatacacacacatatatatatatatatatatatatatatacatatatacacacacacacacatatttgtatatatatatatatatacatacatatatacacatatatatatatatatatatatatatatatacatacatacatacatacatacatacatatatatacacatacatatatatatatatacatacatacatatacacatacatatatatacatacatacatacatatatatatacatacatatatatatacacatacatatatatacatacatatatatacatatacacacatataaatatacatttatacacacacatatatatatatatatataggtaaaagccagtaaattagaatattttgaaaaacgtgatttattacagtaattgcattcaaaaggtgtaacttgtacattatatttattcattgcacacagactgatgcattcaaatgtttatttcatttaattttgatgatttgaagtggcaacaaatgaaaatccaaaattccgtgtgtcacaaaattagaatattacttaaggctaatacaaaaaagggatttttagaaatgttggaaatgaaaaatatgagcatgtacaatactcaatacttggttggagctccttttgcctcaattactgcgttaatgcggcgtggcatggagtcgatgagtttctggcactgctcaggtgttatgagagcccaggttgctctgatagtggccttcaactcttctgcgtttttgggtctggcattctgcatcttccttttcacaataccccacagattttctatggggctaaggtcaggggagttggcgggccaatttagaacagaaataccatggtccgtaaaccaggcacgggtagattttgcgctgtgtgcaggcgccaagtcctgttggaacttgaaatctccatctccatagagcaggtcagcagcaggaagcatgaagtgctctaaaacttgctggtagactgctgcgttgaccctggatctcaggaaacagagtggaccgacaccagcagatgacatggcaccccaaaccatcactgatggtggaaactttacactagacttcaggcaacgtggatcctgtgcctctcctgtcttcctccagactctgggacctcgatttccaaaggaaatgcaaaatttgcatggttgggtgatggtttggggtgccatgtcatctgctggtgtcggtccactctgtttctaaaaatcccttttttgtattagccttaagtaatattctaattttgtgacacacggaattttggattttcatttgttgccacttcaaatcatcaaaattaaatgaaataaacatttgaatgcatcagtctgtgtgcaatgaataaatataatgtacaagttacaccttttgaatgcaattactgaaataaatcaagtttttcaaaatattctaatttactggcttttacctgtatatattggggacggcgtggcgaagttggtagagtggctgtgccagcaatcggagtgttgctggttactggggttcaatcctcaccttctaccatctagtcacgtccgttgtgtccttgagcaagacacttcacccttgctcctgatggctgctggtagcgccttgcatggcagctcccgccatcagtgtgtgaatgtgtgtgtgaatgggtgaatgtggaaatagtgtcaaagcgctttgagtaccttgaaggtagaaaagcgctatacaagttgttaaagaaaaaatatacatatataataatattatttatatatataataataatatttttatggaaaaccgtttttttatggcaaaaagacaaaatatgcaaaagttccccccaaaaataattgaaaatggaatatttgatgttaagtaattgaagccttcaataggccaataattcattacaacatcgaatttgattcattattatttatgagcaacagttgtttttttaaatatcccaATATAATTTTAAggaatccaaaagggtcccattcagaaaagtgttaaacataagtccatgttattattttttactttcaatgcttacatCTCCAGATCAATATACgatctgtcaattataagtttttactatttttttatagtttttttctcttttattccactttgtaatgttttttttgtaatagtatttttagaatgtgcagcGGACTGTTACAAATTTAGCCGCAGGCTGCAAATGACCcccgagccgcactttggacaccccaggTTTATAGAATCAAAAATAGGATATTTTCAGGGCTTTTTATGGCGTGTGTCTTTTGTTTGCATGTTTGTAAATGTACAATTTGGGGATTTAGTGTACTTATGAATGCGATACTAGTAAAAGTGTGGTACGGGCTTGCATTGAAACAAGAGCAGCGAGTGCTGAGAGTAGAAAATAAGACGTGGTGATTTATTAAAGTCATGAAGGAATACAAAGCAGTTAAAAGGCCACGTAAGCGTCAACGAGAGCAAAACAAAGATGGCCGCCCTGCAAAAATACTGTACGGACTGCTCTACTGGCAAAGACACAAACGTGTTGCAGGGAATTCAAGGTGAGAAGCGGCTTGTCGTCGTGGCGTGAGAACACAAGCCGGGGCGCTAAAGTGCACAAGTGTGTTTCTCCAGAAGAAGTGGAGAAAAAGTCTCAATGGGCGAAGAAGGTGACGCACACTTCTCCTAAGTGCTCGctgtcgcttttttttttttttttttttagccgctCGGCTACAGAGGAGGAAAACAAAAATGGCTTCCAGTGGAGATTGTAAGTATGttagttttttctttgtttttatccGCCTGCAGCAAACTCGGGTTATTTTTCGGCGTCATTGGGACTGAAGAGATGTGGTTGAATCCAGAAGTGACTTTATACAAATGATTTAGTAAGGGGTATACATGTTAGATATGTACACAGTATCCACAAACATGTACAAGTTCATAGCTTTGTTCTAAATGTTACACTTTGAGCATATTATTACACACCTTTTGCTTTTACCGCCGAGGAGGAAACAATCAAATTAAAAAGGCACATTCG
Coding sequences within it:
- the LOC133611212 gene encoding uncharacterized protein, producing MKPEEAELITEISKLQGMVSELKAGFTGALLELAQIQHGDSSLREELEENKRRCQKKALRLETLVESLREEFGVMRGQVLQMCGDRQRPLQDEESTAAKETDPAGAFGGRSQPEATPAEAAWSSSVPCRGKVLLHCFLQGLKAGLTEGTDARHQVALQLLHSEWEYVSTLTALYDEYKPPPPPPTSSSREAFATCVERLLQRHLLFRNNLQERLSAEHWKSLVGDILVQLVGQNDTTFSDMYVGYTSTLASFLSLDFCTLSPPGMEQVSQVEKEQIKVLSLHLAPVTRVHCYLSHVQNLLQWTSKEHPDCSLLLGTERALRDVLSRCHAVLEEDVKWDDEEQQERCCDDTAAASSANTRSSAPHRTKGETAAQRESSLLTNGSGLRHSLRLECWSCSPVRRKTCLEHVHHPGRSLLLTPDTPGWGETSDSGLGTFSQHTGKGASELEAHRTPEDPETDADTSALDDSSGTSCSPDCTLCREALEDEEDSQVPVLLKPREHSERSVCLRWQIPRLTPHPPLRKSTRACTDMPSPLAPCGKKLVSVRKGSPPLHANRAFRPIWDDPSKQADPTPEKDRRQGFVPVRTSARQNFVAFRDNLRPGLPAQPGFSLAPSSGALWDDSEDSEGPCSTV